A genomic window from Candidatus Deferrimicrobium borealis includes:
- a CDS encoding ORF6N domain-containing protein has protein sequence MIDHLKPRSDTFLSHQREENISRGILAIRGHRVILDSDLAALYRVTTKALNQAVKRNAGRFPEDFAFRGSNEMERTRRYHECAPPRLKFSPSCHSLTRNTGPLWRLPSSIPKGPSKPVFSSFALSSGCAKLWRPTGSFRNA, from the coding sequence ATGATCGATCATTTGAAACCGCGATCCGACACATTCCTGTCTCATCAACGGGAGGAAAACATCTCCCGGGGGATCCTCGCCATCCGGGGACACAGGGTCATTCTGGACTCGGATCTGGCAGCACTTTACCGAGTAACCACAAAGGCGCTGAATCAGGCAGTAAAACGCAATGCGGGGCGGTTTCCGGAGGATTTCGCCTTTCGAGGATCCAATGAGATGGAAAGGACGAGGAGGTATCACGAATGTGCCCCTCCCCGCCTGAAATTCTCTCCGTCCTGCCATTCGCTTACACGGAACACGGGACCATTATGGCGGCTTCCGTCCTCAATTCCGAAAGGGCCGTCGAAACCAGTGTTTTCGTCGTTCGCGCTTTCGTCCGGATGCGCGAAACTATGGCGTCCCACCGGGAGCTTTCGCAACGCCTGA
- a CDS encoding site-specific integrase, with the protein MGIHQRGKSNSIKDLLVKIARREQLEIFEGDTTPFAIYASAWLERKKTTLARSTHGDYRSIWKKYVLPYFGNMPLCRVTRFDVEEFLGSLSNISAKRKNNIMVPLKCLFNDASRRGEIDEPPSENIRRLKELRPFIDPFSFPEMKLLLERVDPHYVAYFSTAFLTGMRPNEMIALKWSNVDFEMRCITVREGRVLGIEGPPKTMASCRDIDILDPLFEALRTHRQEAPAGTIYVFPGKTGRPLEVNNLRKRVWYPAIASAGLRRRTMYQTRHTFASLMLSHGEDPLWVARMLGHTSLDMIFKHYGKFIRNRSRKDGGRFLEGLKEAETSVIRKDGNNPGRL; encoded by the coding sequence GTGGGTATCCATCAACGCGGGAAATCGAATTCCATCAAGGATCTGCTGGTCAAGATCGCCAGGCGGGAGCAGCTGGAAATCTTCGAGGGGGATACCACCCCATTTGCAATTTACGCATCGGCCTGGCTGGAGAGGAAGAAGACGACCCTTGCCCGCTCCACCCATGGCGATTACCGCTCGATATGGAAGAAATATGTCCTCCCCTACTTCGGGAACATGCCGCTATGCCGGGTGACGAGGTTCGACGTGGAAGAGTTCCTCGGCAGCCTTTCGAACATCTCCGCGAAGCGAAAGAACAACATCATGGTCCCGCTGAAGTGTCTTTTCAACGACGCAAGCCGGCGCGGAGAGATCGATGAGCCCCCCTCCGAGAACATCCGCCGGCTCAAGGAGTTAAGGCCGTTCATCGATCCCTTCTCCTTCCCGGAAATGAAGCTTCTCCTGGAGCGCGTCGATCCCCATTACGTGGCGTATTTCTCGACCGCGTTCCTGACGGGGATGCGGCCCAACGAGATGATCGCGCTCAAGTGGTCCAACGTGGATTTCGAGATGCGCTGCATCACCGTTCGGGAAGGCCGCGTCCTTGGAATCGAAGGACCGCCCAAGACGATGGCTTCCTGCCGTGACATCGACATCCTCGATCCGCTCTTCGAGGCGCTGCGGACGCATCGACAGGAGGCTCCGGCAGGAACGATATACGTTTTCCCAGGGAAAACCGGCAGGCCGCTCGAAGTGAACAATCTTCGGAAGAGGGTCTGGTATCCCGCGATCGCCTCGGCCGGATTGCGCCGGCGCACGATGTACCAGACGCGGCACACCTTCGCGTCGCTCATGCTGAGCCACGGCGAGGATCCGCTCTGGGTGGCGCGCATGCTGGGACACACCAGCCTGGACATGATCTTCAAACATTACGGGAAGTTCATCCGGAACCGCTCACGGAAGGACGGAGGAAGGTTTCTCGAGGGTCTCAAGGAGGCGGAGACGTCCGTCATTAGGAAGGACGGAAACAATCCCGGTCGGTTATAG
- a CDS encoding site-specific integrase, whose translation MGIYKRGKKWYVDVSDGTGRRVRRSIGNSRHYAQVVQEDLNVKIVKGQFLGIFDADSTSFSEYAKDWLERKKVTVTQSTYRDYRSTMEVYALPHFGNTPLCNVAYRDVEEFVEKLSKLSAKRKNNIMVPVKCLFNDAKRRGDIRENPCEMIRRFKEERPQIDPLSFPEMKLFLEHVDPHYRAYFATAFLTGMRPNELLALKWFNVDFDMRCITIREGRVQGIEGPPKTMSSPTGTSTCSTLSTRSCAAQGGSRDAKYVFMGKKAAVWT comes from the coding sequence ATGGGCATCTACAAACGAGGAAAGAAGTGGTACGTCGACGTAAGTGATGGCACCGGACGGCGGGTGCGACGGAGCATTGGCAACTCCAGGCACTACGCCCAGGTGGTACAGGAAGATTTGAACGTAAAGATCGTGAAGGGGCAGTTCCTCGGAATCTTCGATGCAGACAGCACGTCCTTCTCGGAGTACGCGAAGGACTGGCTGGAGAGGAAGAAAGTGACGGTCACCCAGTCCACATACCGGGACTACCGCTCCACCATGGAGGTCTACGCCCTCCCGCACTTCGGGAATACCCCGCTGTGCAACGTAGCCTACCGGGACGTGGAGGAGTTCGTGGAGAAGCTCTCCAAGCTCTCCGCGAAGCGGAAGAACAACATCATGGTTCCGGTTAAATGCCTCTTCAACGACGCAAAGCGCCGGGGAGATATCCGGGAGAACCCTTGCGAGATGATCCGCCGCTTCAAGGAGGAGAGGCCGCAAATCGACCCGCTCTCCTTCCCGGAGATGAAGCTCTTCCTGGAGCATGTCGACCCGCACTACCGCGCCTACTTCGCTACGGCGTTCCTCACCGGCATGCGTCCCAACGAGCTACTGGCGCTGAAATGGTTCAACGTCGACTTCGACATGCGCTGCATCACGATCCGCGAGGGGCGCGTCCAGGGGATCGAAGGGCCGCCCAAGACGATGTCTTCTCCTACCGGGACATCGACATGCTCGACCCTCTCTACACGATCCTGCGCAGCACAGGGAGGATCCCGAGACGCGAAGTACGTCTTCATGGGGAAGAAGGCGGCCGTCTGGACGTAA